The sequence GGGCATCAAGGCCCGCCGTACCCGTAACGAAGGCCGGGTACGTGCGCTCAAGGCCATGCGTGTCGAACGCTCCGAGCGTCGCGAGCGCCAGGGCAAGGCGAGCATCCAGCTGGAAGCGGCGGAAAAGTCCGGCAAGCAGGTGATGGTGGTGGACAACGTCAGCTTCGCCCATCCGGGTGGCGAGCCGTTGATCCGTGATTTCAGCATGGTCCTGCAGCGTTCCGACCGAATCGGCCTGCTGGGTGCCAACGGCACCGGCAAGACCACACTGCTCAAGCTGTTGCTTGGCGATCTGCAGCCCACCAGCGGCGCGGTCGAGGTGGGTACTCGCCTCGAAGTGGCGTATTTCGACCAACTGCGTCACCAGCTCGATCTCGACAAGACCGTGATCGACAACCTTGCCGAAGGCCGCGACTTCATCACCATCGACGGCCAGAATCGCCATGTGCTGAGCTACCTGGGCGACTTCCTGTTCAGCCCGCAGCGGGCCCGCACACCGGTGAAGGCGCTGTCGGGCGGCGAGCGGGCACGTCTGTTGCTCGCCAAGCTGTTCAGCAAGCCGGCCAACCTGCTGGTGCTGGACGAACCGACCAACGACCTGGACGTGGAAACCCTGGAGCTGCTCGAAGAGGTTCTTCTGACTTTCCCTGGCACCGTGCTGATGGTCAGCCACGACCGGGCCTTCCTCGACAACGTGGTGACCAGCACCCTGGTGTTCGAGGGGCAGGGCCGGGTGCGCGAGTACGTTGGCGGCTACCAGGACTGGCTGCGCCAGGGTGGCTCGCCGCGCCTGCTGGGCGTAGGCGATACCCGTGAGTCCAAGGCCGACGTCGCCAAGCCGGTCGAGGCCGCTCCGGTGGTCGCTGCGGCGGTGGCGGAGGCGCCGAAGAAGAAGCTCAGTTACAAGCTGCAGCGCGAGCTCGAAGCCATTCCGGGGGAGATCGAAGCCCTGGAGGCGGAGCAGGAGAAGTTGCAGGGAGAGGTCAACGACCCGGCGTTCTACCAGCGTCCGCAGGAGCAGACCCGCGCGGTGCTGGAGCGTCTGGATGGCTTGCAGAAGGACCTGGACCGCCTGATCGAGCGTTGGGCGGAACTGGAAGACAGTTGAGGATCTGAGCCGGAGCACCGATGGCCATCGAATACCGCATCAGCCTGAATGACCTGCACGAGTTCAGCTATCGCATCGAGCTGGATCGTGAGTACGACCCGGAAGGCGCGTCCGTCGCGCCGAAGTGGACGCGACTGGAGCATCAGCAGTGCAGCAATTGCCCCCTCAGTCGCGAGGCCTACAGCCATTGCCCGGCGGCCGTTGACCTGCACCGGGTGATCGAGGATTTCCAGGGCTTGCCGGCCTTCAAGAAGGTGCAGGTCTGGGTGCGCACGCCTGAGCGCGAGTACACCAAGCAGGTGGGGCTGGAAGAGGGGTTGCGGGCCTTGCTGGGCGTGATCATGGCCACCAGCGCCTGTCCGGTGCTGGGCAAGCTCAAGCCCATGGCCCAGCAGCACCTGCCGTTCGCCAGCAACCAGGAGTTCATCCTGCGGGCGGTGTCGCTCTACCTGGCGCGGCAGTATTTCAACTTCCGCGAAGGGCGCCATGCGGACTGGGAATTGAAAGGGCTGGTGCGGCTGTTCCAGCAGTTGCAGCTGGTGAACCAGGCGTTCTGGCAGCGTATCCACGATACCTGCGAAGGGGACTCCAACCTCAAGGCCTTCCTGACCTTCTTCTCCATGGCATCCAGCATGACCTATTCGCTGGAAACCCAGTTGCAGAAGGTCCGGCCCCTGGTCATGAGTGCGGGCGAAGGCTTCGACTGAAGCCCACGCCCGCGGTTCTTCTATTTATTCGGCTTTCTTCAGGCGTACCGCCAGCACGTCGCAAGGCGCGCCATGCAGTACGTCGTTGGCGGTCGAACCGAGCAGCAGGGCCAGGCCGTGGCGGCCGTGACTGCCGACAACGATCAGGTCGCAGCCCTGTTCTTCGGCCAGTCGGTGGATTTCCTGGCGCGGTTGGCCGTAGGCCAGGTGGCGTTGGTCGGCGGTCAGTTCGGAGTAGATGCCGGCGAAGCTCTGCAGCCGCTCGCGGGCCTGTTCGAATTGCTGTTGCTGGAGCATGGACAGGTCCATGGGTACGTCACCGCCGAAGGCCATGGCCATGGGCTCGACTATGTGCACCAGCGACAGCTTGGCGTTGCTGGCCTGAGCCAGCAGCTGTGCGCGGCGCACCACTGGATGGCATTCATCGGTCAGGTCGACGGCGACCAGAATGTGCTGGTAGGGCATGGGTGACTCCTCCTTAAGGTTGCGCATGATCACAAGTATGGCTGTCCGGAACGTTTAACACAGGCTTTTGCGCGGGGTTTACCTTTATGACCTTCTGGATCGTCCTATTGCTCCTCCTGGCGGTGGTCAGTCCGCTTGTCTGGCTGATTCCGTCCCGGGGGCAGCGGGGACGCATGGAACTGCGCCTGGCGGCGCGGCGGATGGGGATGTCGATGCAGTTGTCGCGCCAGGACTGGCCTCACTGGCTGGTCCGGGAACCGCCAACCGCCTGCGCCCAGTACCATCGGCCGCGCCTGCGCGGGCGCGAAGCCTGGTGCTACTGGCAGAGCGAGCCGGGCATCTGGCTGAACCAGTGGCGCGAGCCTTGCGAAGATGCGGCAGTGCTGGCGCACCTGAGTGGTTTGCCCGGGGATGTCTACAAGGTCGAGGCAAGCTCGCAGATGATCGCCCTCTGTTGGGGGGAGCGCGGTACGGCGGAAGACCTCCAGCGCATCGCCGATACGCTGAAGGCGCTGGCCTGAGAACCTTTTACGATCGCTAGTTCGTAAACGGGTTCTGCGGAGCGGGGTGCGGCGGTCTTGCCGTCGCACCGGGTTCCGGGGCCTCAGCTGCTGGCGGCCAGGTACTGGGCCGAGACGTTCTCCAGGCCGTCGATGATGCTGTCCGAATACTTGTTGATCAGGAACGGCACGCTGTTTTCGTTGTAGTTCTTCAGCGATTTCTCGATGTAGCGCCACTTGGTGCTGATGCCGTCCAGGGTCTGGCGGATTTCCGGGCTGTTCTGCGGTGCCTTTTCCAGGCCGGCCAGTTGATTGGCGAACTCGCCGGCCAGCTCGTCGATGGCCTTGCCGCCGTTACCTCCCATGAAGCTGCCGCCCACCGAGGCGCTGCGCGAGGCGTAGTCCACCGCGATGGTCTGCATCAGCAGGCTCTGGTCGCGGCTGCGCTGGGTGAGCGGCGGCACCTGGGCCCTGCCTTCCTGCTGGATCTTGGTATAGAGCTCGTTGGC is a genomic window of Pseudomonas resinovorans NBRC 106553 containing:
- a CDS encoding DUF6901 family protein yields the protein MAIEYRISLNDLHEFSYRIELDREYDPEGASVAPKWTRLEHQQCSNCPLSREAYSHCPAAVDLHRVIEDFQGLPAFKKVQVWVRTPEREYTKQVGLEEGLRALLGVIMATSACPVLGKLKPMAQQHLPFASNQEFILRAVSLYLARQYFNFREGRHADWELKGLVRLFQQLQLVNQAFWQRIHDTCEGDSNLKAFLTFFSMASSMTYSLETQLQKVRPLVMSAGEGFD
- a CDS encoding universal stress protein — encoded protein: MPYQHILVAVDLTDECHPVVRRAQLLAQASNAKLSLVHIVEPMAMAFGGDVPMDLSMLQQQQFEQARERLQSFAGIYSELTADQRHLAYGQPRQEIHRLAEEQGCDLIVVGSHGRHGLALLLGSTANDVLHGAPCDVLAVRLKKAE
- a CDS encoding ATP-binding cassette domain-containing protein, with the translated sequence MTLLKFTDVSLAYGAMPLLDKVSWQIARGERVCIIGRNGTGKSSLLRLVKGDQFSDDGEIWRAPALKIGELPQELPRADDRSVFDVVAEGLAGVGALLAEYHHLSQNIHTDEDLAKLTHVQQELEARDGWRLQQLVDSTLSRLQLPADKTLAELSGGWRRRVLLAQALVAEPDLLLLDEPTNHLDIGAIAWLEEALLGFNGAVLFITHDRSFLQNLATRILELDRGNLIDWNGDYASFLVHKEQQLAAEETANALFDKRLAQEEVWIRQGIKARRTRNEGRVRALKAMRVERSERRERQGKASIQLEAAEKSGKQVMVVDNVSFAHPGGEPLIRDFSMVLQRSDRIGLLGANGTGKTTLLKLLLGDLQPTSGAVEVGTRLEVAYFDQLRHQLDLDKTVIDNLAEGRDFITIDGQNRHVLSYLGDFLFSPQRARTPVKALSGGERARLLLAKLFSKPANLLVLDEPTNDLDVETLELLEEVLLTFPGTVLMVSHDRAFLDNVVTSTLVFEGQGRVREYVGGYQDWLRQGGSPRLLGVGDTRESKADVAKPVEAAPVVAAAVAEAPKKKLSYKLQRELEAIPGEIEALEAEQEKLQGEVNDPAFYQRPQEQTRAVLERLDGLQKDLDRLIERWAELEDS